A part of Acidisarcina sp. genomic DNA contains:
- the nikR gene encoding nickel-responsive transcriptional regulator NikR, whose protein sequence is MAELTRTGVSIEEDLLQQFDALIAGRGYKNRSEAIRDLIRESLVQEAVDEDKMVVATLSMIYNHHLPHLGEKLTEMQHHSHGAVLATTHVHLDEENCLEVILMKGRSKEIRHLADHMLSLRGVKNGKLVMTSTGEEAPGPQSRRHRH, encoded by the coding sequence ATGGCGGAGTTGACCCGGACAGGCGTCTCCATCGAAGAGGATCTGCTTCAGCAGTTTGACGCGTTGATCGCCGGACGTGGCTATAAGAATCGATCCGAGGCCATTCGCGATTTAATCCGCGAGAGCCTGGTGCAGGAAGCCGTCGATGAAGACAAGATGGTGGTAGCCACGCTGTCGATGATCTACAACCATCATTTGCCGCATCTCGGCGAAAAGCTTACGGAGATGCAGCACCACTCTCATGGCGCGGTGCTGGCTACAACCCATGTACATCTGGACGAGGAGAACTGCCTGGAAGTGATCCTGATGAAAGGCAGAAGCAAGGAGATTCGCCACCTGGCCGACCACATGCTGAGTCTTCGCGGAGTCAAGAATGGCAAGCTGGTGATGACCTCAACCGGGGAGGAAGCGCCGGGCCCGCAATCCAGGAGGCATCGTCATTAG
- a CDS encoding MBL fold metallo-hydrolase gives MTRTKKISKRFRFLTSLAGSSALQRIEGESIPPVLVDRDQLGVTFIGHSSFLLQMGGQNLLIDPVFVQWLVVLRRLRRPGVKIEQLPPIDAVLLTHAHMDHLNRPSLLRIVRHSRQISGRAPVAIVPWGVGDLVRDLGFERVIRLEWWQTEALGNLQVTMTPAQHWGARYYRDTHRGFGGYVVRSQQHSLYHSGDTAYFGGFEQIRKRLAPQVALLPIGAYNPESFRNVHTNPEDALQAFLDLGSRWMVPMHYGTFRLSEEPTEEPVQRLLAAAKNEGVSNRIRVLAEGETKAFSPEGAEIEEISLIR, from the coding sequence GTGACCCGCACCAAGAAGATCAGTAAGCGATTTCGTTTTCTTACCAGCCTGGCTGGAAGCTCAGCGTTGCAGCGCATCGAGGGGGAGAGCATTCCCCCGGTGCTGGTTGATAGGGATCAGCTTGGTGTCACCTTTATCGGGCACTCTTCCTTTCTGTTGCAGATGGGCGGGCAGAATCTGCTCATCGATCCGGTCTTCGTACAGTGGCTGGTCGTTTTGCGGCGTTTGCGCAGGCCGGGAGTGAAGATCGAGCAACTCCCGCCAATTGACGCGGTTCTGCTCACGCATGCCCACATGGACCACCTCAATCGTCCCTCTCTCCTGCGCATTGTGAGGCACTCGCGGCAAATAAGCGGGCGCGCTCCGGTGGCGATTGTTCCCTGGGGAGTTGGCGACCTGGTTCGTGACCTGGGATTCGAGCGCGTCATTCGCCTGGAGTGGTGGCAGACGGAAGCGCTGGGCAATCTGCAGGTGACCATGACTCCCGCTCAACACTGGGGGGCACGTTATTATCGCGACACCCATCGCGGCTTTGGCGGCTATGTGGTGCGCTCGCAGCAGCACTCGCTGTATCACTCCGGGGATACGGCTTACTTCGGGGGCTTTGAACAGATCAGGAAGCGGCTAGCACCGCAAGTCGCGCTGCTGCCGATCGGCGCTTATAACCCGGAGAGCTTCCGCAATGTGCACACCAACCCGGAGGACGCACTCCAGGCCTTCTTGGATCTGGGCTCGCGCTGGATGGTTCCCATGCATTACGGAACCTTTCGGTTGTCAGAGGAGCCAACCGAGGAACCGGTGCAGCGCCTTCTGGCTGCCGCAAAAAACGAAGGTGTATCGAACCGGATCCGCGTCCTGGCGGAGGGAGAGACGAAAGCATTCTCACCCGAGGGAGCTGAAATCGAGGAAATCTCCCTCATTCGGTAG
- a CDS encoding quinol:electron acceptor oxidoreductase subunit ActD, translated as MAEHAVFGIFASRQAVEDAVAALRDADFRQSDISILAPENLGDSRDLLSPTTKAPEGAATGAASGAVVGGVLGWLAGIGALAIPGVGPFLAAGPILAALAGLGVGGALGGITGALVGLGLPEHEARRYERRLVTGAILVSVHADNAEWARLAKEILKSAGAEEISDAGESRAA; from the coding sequence ATGGCGGAACATGCGGTATTTGGGATCTTCGCGAGCAGGCAGGCGGTGGAGGATGCAGTCGCGGCACTCAGAGACGCGGACTTCCGCCAATCGGACATCTCCATTCTTGCTCCGGAGAATCTCGGAGATTCTCGAGACCTGCTGTCGCCGACGACGAAAGCTCCGGAGGGGGCCGCGACGGGCGCTGCCTCGGGAGCAGTGGTGGGAGGAGTCCTGGGCTGGCTGGCTGGGATCGGTGCCCTGGCAATCCCCGGGGTGGGGCCATTTCTCGCCGCGGGCCCCATTTTGGCGGCGCTTGCCGGACTGGGTGTTGGAGGCGCTCTGGGCGGTATCACCGGAGCCCTGGTGGGTCTTGGTCTTCCCGAGCACGAGGCCCGGCGCTATGAGCGGCGGCTCGTAACGGGTGCGATTCTCGTATCCGTGCACGCCGATAACGCGGAATGGGCCAGGCTTGCGAAGGAGATTCTGAAGAGTGCCGGTGCCGAGGAGATATCCGATGCGGGAGAGAGCCGTGCTGCCTGA
- a CDS encoding NAD(P)/FAD-dependent oxidoreductase, which produces MRVKETRRLAAAQSFDVIVLGAGAAGLMCALEAGRRGRRVALLERADRPGKKILISGGGRCNFTNIHCQPENFLSANPHFAKSALALYTPGDFLDLVTKHRIPFHEKTLGQLFCDRSATEIVDMLLRECEASGVTMFLQTHVTEISRPDVFSVRTSIGEVRAPALVIATGGLSIPKMGATAFGYEIARQFGLAIRECRPALVPLTLHGGDKDALCDLSGVSTEVLASFGRARFREKMLITHRGFSGPAILQISSYWDRRSPITLDLAPGKDLTTPLRSIAHRDAASARSALRAALPARLADRLLEMDPPAGWTNHALMDYEKHLHAWPITPAGTEGYDKAEVTAGGVDTGELSARTMESRRVPGLFFIGEVVDVTGHLGGFNFQWAWASGAAAGRAV; this is translated from the coding sequence ATGCGCGTGAAGGAAACCCGGAGGCTGGCGGCAGCGCAGTCTTTCGATGTGATTGTGCTGGGGGCAGGCGCCGCGGGATTGATGTGCGCCCTCGAAGCAGGCAGGCGCGGCAGGCGCGTGGCGCTGCTGGAACGCGCCGATCGCCCAGGCAAAAAGATCCTCATCTCTGGCGGGGGCCGCTGCAACTTCACCAACATCCATTGCCAGCCGGAGAATTTTCTCTCCGCGAATCCCCACTTCGCCAAGTCCGCGCTGGCCTTGTACACGCCCGGCGATTTTCTGGATCTGGTGACGAAGCATCGCATTCCCTTTCATGAAAAAACCCTGGGTCAGCTCTTCTGCGATCGCTCCGCTACAGAGATCGTGGACATGCTGCTGCGGGAGTGTGAGGCATCCGGAGTCACCATGTTTCTCCAGACTCACGTGACCGAAATATCGCGGCCCGATGTGTTTTCAGTGCGCACCAGCATTGGAGAAGTGCGCGCACCTGCACTGGTGATCGCCACCGGAGGGCTCTCCATTCCGAAGATGGGCGCAACCGCCTTTGGATATGAGATTGCGCGGCAGTTTGGCCTTGCGATACGCGAATGCCGCCCGGCGCTGGTGCCGTTAACGCTGCATGGCGGCGATAAAGATGCGCTCTGCGATCTGTCCGGGGTGTCCACGGAGGTGCTGGCGTCCTTTGGCCGGGCCCGATTCCGGGAAAAGATGCTGATTACGCACCGCGGCTTCAGCGGACCTGCAATTCTGCAGATTTCCAGCTACTGGGACCGGCGCTCGCCCATCACCCTCGATCTCGCACCGGGGAAGGACCTGACCACGCCGCTGCGATCCATCGCCCATCGCGACGCTGCCAGTGCCCGGTCCGCATTACGCGCTGCTTTGCCTGCCCGGCTGGCAGACCGGCTCCTCGAAATGGACCCTCCGGCGGGCTGGACCAATCACGCGCTTATGGACTATGAAAAGCACCTGCACGCGTGGCCCATTACTCCCGCGGGAACCGAGGGCTACGATAAGGCCGAAGTTACCGCCGGCGGAGTGGATACCGGGGAGCTTTCCGCACGTACGATGGAGAGCCGTCGCGTGCCGGGCCTGTTTTTTATCGGCGAGGTTGTGGACGTAACCGGCCACCTGGGAGGCTTCAATTTCCAATGGGCATGGGCCTCCGGCGCGGCAGCGGGCCGGGCGGTTTAG
- the hcp gene encoding hydroxylamine reductase, translating into MFCYQCEQTSKGEGCQTLGVCGKDETTAILQDLLIHTVKGISMYAYRGKQQGVADPEVDAFTIDAIFATLTNVNFDPERLMELIHQAVAVRQQARALYEQACAEKGIAAEALQGPAVWQPASTLEGLLAQGQETLLPVRFLTETRELANLQELALYGIKGVAAYAVHAHALGGDDPAIYADIHAILDSLTHSSTADQLLGTALRVGELNYRVMELLDKVHTETFGHPQPSKVRIHPKKGKAILVSGHDLGDLWALLEQTKGLGINIYTHGEMLPAHGYPKLKAYEHLAGNYGGAWVDQADDFDSFPGAILMTSNCIQLPKSSYLQRIFTAGAVAWPGVEHISNRDFSPVIAAALRAPGFAEDGPDQEILTGFAHNAVLGVADRVVEAVKAGAIKRFFLIGGCDGARSGRSYYTDLAESLPKDCVILTLACGKYRFNKLEFGEIGGIPRLLDMGQCNDTYSALQVALALAKAFDCGVNDLPLSLVLSWYEQKAVAILLTLLNLGVRNIRIGPTLPAFLSPAVLNLLHEKFNLMPITTVEEDLAAIMA; encoded by the coding sequence ATGTTTTGCTACCAGTGCGAACAAACCTCAAAGGGCGAGGGCTGCCAGACTTTAGGCGTTTGCGGAAAAGATGAAACAACTGCAATTCTTCAGGATCTTCTGATCCACACGGTAAAGGGCATTTCGATGTATGCCTATCGAGGGAAGCAGCAGGGAGTGGCTGATCCGGAGGTGGATGCCTTCACGATTGACGCCATCTTCGCGACGCTGACCAATGTCAACTTCGATCCCGAGCGGCTGATGGAGCTCATTCATCAAGCAGTAGCGGTACGGCAGCAGGCACGCGCGCTCTATGAACAAGCCTGCGCTGAGAAGGGCATTGCAGCCGAGGCGCTGCAGGGGCCTGCGGTGTGGCAACCTGCTTCCACCCTGGAGGGCCTGCTGGCACAAGGGCAGGAGACGTTGCTGCCGGTCCGCTTTCTTACCGAAACCAGGGAGCTCGCCAATCTGCAGGAGTTAGCCCTGTACGGCATCAAGGGTGTTGCCGCATATGCCGTTCACGCGCATGCTCTTGGCGGAGACGACCCGGCCATCTATGCCGACATCCACGCAATCCTCGACTCGCTCACACACTCTTCGACCGCGGATCAGTTGCTGGGCACGGCTCTTCGCGTCGGCGAACTGAACTATCGCGTGATGGAACTGCTCGATAAGGTCCACACAGAAACCTTCGGACATCCGCAACCCTCCAAGGTGCGAATTCACCCCAAAAAGGGTAAGGCGATTCTCGTCTCCGGGCACGACCTCGGCGACTTATGGGCGCTGCTGGAGCAGACGAAGGGGCTCGGCATCAACATCTACACGCATGGGGAGATGCTTCCGGCGCATGGCTATCCGAAGCTCAAAGCCTATGAGCATCTGGCCGGCAACTACGGCGGAGCATGGGTGGATCAGGCAGACGACTTTGACTCCTTCCCCGGTGCAATCCTGATGACTTCGAACTGCATTCAGCTTCCAAAGTCCAGCTATCTGCAGCGCATCTTTACTGCTGGCGCGGTTGCATGGCCTGGGGTGGAGCACATTTCCAACCGCGACTTCAGCCCGGTGATTGCGGCGGCCCTGCGCGCTCCCGGCTTTGCCGAGGATGGCCCGGATCAGGAGATCTTGACCGGCTTTGCGCACAACGCGGTACTTGGCGTGGCGGACAGGGTAGTGGAAGCAGTGAAGGCGGGAGCGATCAAGCGCTTCTTCCTCATCGGTGGTTGCGACGGTGCACGCTCCGGCCGCAGCTACTACACCGACCTGGCAGAATCGCTTCCCAAGGACTGCGTGATCCTGACGCTGGCCTGCGGCAAGTACCGCTTCAACAAGCTGGAGTTCGGCGAAATCGGTGGTATTCCGCGCCTGCTCGACATGGGTCAGTGCAACGATACCTACTCGGCATTGCAGGTGGCGCTGGCACTGGCTAAGGCATTCGATTGCGGAGTGAATGATCTGCCGCTGTCGCTGGTGCTCTCCTGGTATGAACAGAAGGCCGTCGCCATTCTGCTGACGCTCCTGAATCTGGGAGTGCGCAATATCCGCATCGGGCCGACGCTTCCCGCATTTCTTTCGCCTGCGGTGCTGAACCTTCTGCATGAGAAATTCAACCTCATGCCGATTACGACCGTGGAAGAGGATCTGGCGGCAATCATGGCATAG
- the ric gene encoding iron-sulfur cluster repair di-iron protein, producing the protein MNPLATTTVREIALEEPSSIRVFEHFGIDYCCGGRVPLANACAELQLPLEDVLKQLDESRGQQPADNPSRWQTAPLAELTEYIVRTHHERVNRETPRMIALANKVAAKHGPGNPNLLRIEELTYQIDEEMRSHQGKEEQVLFPYIQKLEAASTGGAAPRAGFGSISFPIQMMLREHDSAGAITAEFRSLSNGYQTPPGACPTYHALFDALREFEEDLHRHVHLENNILFPRAIELEASLQSAAS; encoded by the coding sequence ATGAACCCACTTGCTACCACCACGGTCCGAGAGATCGCCCTCGAGGAACCCTCTTCCATCCGCGTATTCGAGCACTTTGGCATCGACTACTGCTGCGGTGGCCGCGTCCCGCTGGCAAACGCCTGTGCGGAACTTCAACTTCCCCTGGAAGACGTTCTGAAGCAGCTTGACGAGTCACGAGGCCAGCAACCTGCCGACAATCCCTCGCGCTGGCAAACGGCTCCCCTGGCAGAATTGACGGAGTACATCGTCCGCACGCATCACGAGCGGGTGAACCGGGAAACGCCGCGCATGATCGCCCTGGCAAACAAGGTGGCAGCCAAGCACGGCCCGGGAAACCCCAATCTTCTGCGCATTGAAGAACTCACTTACCAGATCGATGAAGAGATGCGCTCGCACCAGGGCAAGGAAGAGCAGGTTCTCTTCCCCTATATCCAGAAGCTGGAAGCAGCAAGCACTGGCGGGGCCGCGCCGCGAGCAGGCTTTGGCAGCATCTCCTTCCCCATCCAGATGATGCTTCGCGAGCACGACTCCGCGGGCGCGATCACAGCGGAGTTTCGCAGCCTCAGCAACGGCTATCAGACCCCGCCGGGAGCATGCCCCACGTATCACGCGCTGTTCGATGCCCTGAGAGAGTTTGAAGAAGACCTGCATCGCCACGTGCATCTGGAGAACAACATCCTGTTCCCACGCGCCATTGAGCTGGAAGCAAGCCTCCAGTCCGCGGCCAGCTGA
- a CDS encoding fatty acid desaturase, with amino-acid sequence MTNMVAPTEERATEERIEAQRRLDLTELKQRRDGSFNWFFAIAIAIFHLGALAAFFTFRWSSLVVFAAMWIFAQNIGIAIGYHRLLTHRGYTTPKWLEYCIAVCGTMALQGGPIYWVAVHRLHHQLTDRPGDPHSPRDGTWWSHIGWILHGSLHNETAVLSKYAPDLARDPFYNWLSRYNWLPVTLVGIALYLAGGWSWVFWGIFLRATLGLHVTWLVNSATHIWGSQRFATRDDSRNNWWVALLTGGEGWHNNHHAHPVSSRHGLAWYELDLNYAFIRLLAAVGLAHKVKTARVDGSSAIQY; translated from the coding sequence ATGACAAACATGGTTGCACCGACCGAAGAACGCGCCACCGAGGAACGCATCGAAGCTCAGCGGCGGCTCGATCTTACCGAGCTGAAGCAGCGGAGAGATGGCAGCTTCAACTGGTTCTTCGCCATTGCCATCGCCATCTTCCACCTCGGCGCCCTCGCAGCATTCTTCACCTTCCGGTGGTCGTCGCTGGTGGTCTTTGCCGCGATGTGGATCTTTGCCCAGAACATCGGCATCGCCATTGGCTACCATCGCCTGCTCACCCACCGCGGCTACACTACGCCGAAGTGGCTGGAATATTGCATCGCGGTCTGCGGCACCATGGCGCTGCAGGGTGGACCGATCTATTGGGTTGCGGTGCATCGCCTGCACCATCAGCTCACTGACCGCCCCGGCGATCCCCACTCTCCGCGCGACGGCACATGGTGGTCCCATATCGGCTGGATCCTTCACGGAAGCCTGCACAACGAAACAGCGGTGCTGTCAAAGTATGCTCCCGATCTGGCTCGCGACCCCTTCTACAACTGGTTGAGCCGCTATAACTGGCTGCCTGTAACGCTGGTCGGCATCGCGCTCTACCTTGCGGGAGGCTGGTCCTGGGTGTTCTGGGGAATCTTTCTGCGCGCCACGCTGGGCTTGCATGTAACGTGGCTGGTGAACTCCGCTACCCATATCTGGGGCTCGCAGCGGTTTGCCACTCGCGACGACTCGCGGAACAACTGGTGGGTTGCGCTGCTTACCGGCGGCGAAGGATGGCACAACAATCACCACGCGCACCCGGTCTCCTCGCGGCATGGGTTGGCATGGTATGAGCTGGACTTGAATTACGCCTTCATCCGGCTGTTGGCGGCCGTGGGTCTGGCGCATAAGGTAAAGACGGCGCGTGTGGACGGCAGTTCCGCGATCCAGTATTAA
- a CDS encoding SDR family NAD(P)-dependent oxidoreductase, which produces MSEQRVALVTGANKGIGLEIAQQLAEQGITVVLGARTLGKAREAAEKLRAKGLNVHPVQLDVTSAEDIAALPAFFKEKFGRLDILVNNAGVSYDFEGEVTGNTLRRTYEANVIGPFEITRVLLPLLKASPGGENRQPIQRPWLTGNDLAGRGRRLFDSRLLLLQGRAQHAYGCGGGATEGDEGQGERSASRMGANRHGWEGCPSIHIGGRKDRRYAGNAAG; this is translated from the coding sequence ATGAGCGAACAGAGAGTGGCACTCGTTACCGGTGCGAACAAAGGCATTGGGCTGGAGATTGCGCAGCAGCTCGCGGAACAGGGAATCACCGTGGTGCTCGGTGCGCGCACGCTGGGGAAAGCGCGTGAGGCTGCGGAGAAACTGCGGGCAAAGGGGCTGAATGTGCATCCTGTCCAACTGGATGTCACCAGCGCGGAAGACATCGCCGCGCTTCCGGCTTTTTTCAAGGAGAAATTTGGCCGTCTCGATATTCTGGTCAACAATGCCGGCGTGAGTTATGACTTCGAAGGCGAAGTAACTGGGAACACTCTTCGCCGCACATATGAGGCGAATGTTATTGGCCCATTTGAAATAACGCGTGTCCTGCTGCCGCTTTTGAAGGCCAGCCCAGGGGGGGAGAATCGTCAACCAATCCAGCGTCCTTGGCTCACTGGCAACGATCTCGCAGGGCGAGGGCGGAGACTTTTCGACTCCAGGCTACTGCTCCTCCAAGGCCGCGCTCAACATGCTTACGGTTGTGGCGGCGGCGCAACTGAAGGAGACGAAGGTCAAGGTGAACGCAGCGCATCCCGGATGGGTGCAAACCGACATGGGTGGGAAGGATGCCCCTCTATCCATATCGGAGGGCGCAAAGACCGCCGTTATGCTGGCAACGCTGCCGGATGA
- a CDS encoding PIN domain-containing protein: MDLILIRVVLLLLFSVACYLLRPFGLTSWAAAGLGAVAAGVVIVFELRVRAVSLKRLIGAIIGSTLGIFGAFLFSLVLRDSLPSGGTLSALQIFVLLLMSYVGLVVGTSKGDLLNLAALGDLFAGERATRRSMKILDTSSIIDGRIADIAETGFLEGTLVIPEFVLRELQMVADSSDSSRRQRGRRGLDVLQRMQANSLLTIQIVEQDFPAIREVDLKLIELARQFDAKIVTNDFNLNKVAHVRQVQVLNINDLANSLKPVVLPGEKMHVVILKEGKEATQGVGYLDDGTMVVVDHARRMIGRSIEITVTSVLQTASGKMIFGKFDETIPRPDPLREIPARMEP; this comes from the coding sequence ATGGACCTGATCCTGATTCGTGTTGTCTTGCTGCTGCTGTTCTCCGTTGCCTGTTATCTCCTTCGCCCATTCGGGCTGACCTCGTGGGCCGCGGCCGGGCTGGGCGCGGTGGCCGCCGGAGTGGTGATCGTCTTTGAGCTGCGCGTGCGCGCCGTCAGCCTGAAGCGCTTGATCGGCGCAATCATCGGCAGCACCCTGGGAATCTTCGGCGCCTTCCTCTTCAGCCTCGTTCTGCGCGACAGCCTGCCCTCCGGAGGAACACTGAGCGCGCTGCAGATTTTCGTGCTCCTGCTGATGTCCTATGTGGGCCTGGTGGTCGGCACCAGCAAGGGCGACCTGCTCAACCTCGCCGCCCTCGGCGATCTCTTTGCCGGAGAGCGGGCGACACGCCGCAGCATGAAGATCCTCGACACCAGCTCCATCATCGATGGACGCATCGCGGACATTGCAGAGACAGGTTTTCTGGAAGGCACGCTGGTGATTCCCGAATTCGTGCTGCGTGAGCTTCAGATGGTAGCCGATTCGTCCGACTCATCGCGGCGGCAGCGGGGACGACGCGGCCTTGATGTACTCCAACGCATGCAGGCCAACTCCCTGCTGACCATTCAGATTGTCGAACAGGATTTTCCCGCCATCCGCGAAGTAGATCTGAAGCTGATAGAGTTGGCCAGACAATTTGACGCAAAGATAGTTACAAATGACTTCAACCTCAACAAGGTCGCGCATGTGCGCCAGGTGCAGGTGCTGAACATCAACGACCTGGCCAACTCTCTCAAGCCGGTCGTGCTTCCCGGCGAAAAGATGCATGTCGTCATCCTGAAGGAAGGGAAGGAAGCTACGCAGGGAGTTGGTTATCTGGATGACGGCACCATGGTGGTCGTCGATCACGCGCGCCGCATGATTGGCCGCTCGATCGAAATCACCGTGACTTCAGTGCTGCAGACCGCCTCCGGCAAGATGATCTTCGGCAAGTTCGACGAAACCATCCCGCGTCCCGACCCCTTGCGCGAAATACCGGCAAGGATGGAGCCCTAG
- a CDS encoding PLP-dependent cysteine synthase family protein encodes MNKTLGTSLLERIGNTPLLPLDKLTAHLPGVQILGKAEWANPGGSAKDRSTAAIVADARQRGLLQAGLLRTGLTQAGLTQAVLTRDDGLPDSRRLLDASSGNAGVSYAMLGAALGFPVTLCMPESISPEQKRSVAAYGAEAIYTPSELGLDGAILKARELAGDDPQRFCYVDQFSNDMNWQAHYQSTGSEIWEQTGGQVTHFVAGLGTSGTFLGTTRKLKQYNSRLECIAVQPDSPSHEIAGLKHISTTLLPAIYSPYLADRTVAVSTGEAREMTRRLAREMGLLVGISGGAVVAASLRIAEEAFRDAERAGKELVIVALLCDGGDRYLSSL; translated from the coding sequence ATGAACAAGACCCTGGGTACTTCCCTGCTCGAACGCATCGGCAACACGCCGCTTCTCCCCTTGGACAAGCTCACCGCCCACCTGCCCGGCGTGCAGATTCTTGGCAAGGCGGAGTGGGCCAATCCGGGTGGCTCGGCCAAGGATCGTTCGACGGCAGCGATCGTAGCCGATGCCAGACAGCGGGGTCTGCTCCAAGCTGGTCTGCTCCGGACTGGTCTGACCCAAGCTGGTCTGACCCAAGCTGTTCTGACCCGGGACGATGGACTCCCGGATAGCAGGCGTTTACTGGACGCAAGCAGCGGTAACGCTGGCGTCTCCTATGCCATGCTCGGTGCGGCGCTCGGATTTCCTGTCACCCTCTGCATGCCGGAGAGCATCTCGCCCGAGCAGAAAAGGAGTGTCGCTGCGTACGGGGCCGAAGCGATCTACACCCCCTCCGAACTGGGGCTGGATGGAGCCATCCTGAAGGCTCGTGAGCTTGCCGGCGACGATCCCCAAAGGTTCTGCTACGTCGATCAGTTTTCGAATGACATGAACTGGCAGGCCCACTACCAGAGCACGGGAAGCGAAATCTGGGAGCAGACCGGCGGGCAAGTCACGCATTTTGTGGCCGGGCTGGGCACCAGTGGAACTTTTCTGGGGACGACCCGAAAGCTGAAGCAATACAACTCCCGGCTGGAGTGCATTGCCGTGCAGCCCGACTCCCCCAGCCACGAAATCGCAGGATTGAAGCATATATCCACCACGCTGCTGCCTGCCATTTATAGCCCGTATCTCGCCGATCGCACCGTGGCGGTCAGCACCGGAGAGGCACGGGAGATGACGCGGCGCCTGGCACGCGAGATGGGGTTGCTGGTGGGCATCTCCGGGGGCGCTGTCGTCGCCGCCAGCCTGAGAATTGCGGAAGAAGCTTTTCGAGATGCGGAGCGCGCCGGGAAGGAACTGGTAATCGTCGCTCTGCTTTGCGATGGCGGAGACCGCTACCTCAGCTCTCTCTAA
- the rsmI gene encoding 16S rRNA (cytidine(1402)-2'-O)-methyltransferase produces the protein MAHRSPDAHGDLPPDTAPHDTPLTEQESEDTAQRPIAPGLYLVGTPIGNLEDITLRAIRVLRAADRIACEDTRQTQKLLNHFDIRTPTVSCHEHNEQARAAELLELLQQGGRVAVVSDAGMPGISDPGMTLAAAALAAGIPVIPIPGANAALSGLVASGLNTESFLFLGFLPSKAGERRTRLEALAASAPESPLASAPTLIFYEAPHRILETLADAASVWGDECRVVVARELTKLHEEFLRGTVREVRESLASRERIRGEITLLIEGRKRPAAEVAASSVQQRLVELEKEGLTEMEALKKIARERGQSKSEVYRELQRQRARR, from the coding sequence ATGGCGCATCGCAGCCCGGACGCACACGGCGACCTTCCACCCGACACCGCTCCGCACGACACTCCTCTGACGGAGCAGGAATCCGAGGACACGGCCCAGCGCCCCATCGCGCCCGGCCTCTACCTGGTCGGCACCCCCATCGGAAATCTTGAAGACATTACCCTGCGCGCAATCCGCGTCCTTCGCGCTGCCGACCGCATCGCCTGCGAAGACACGCGCCAGACGCAAAAGCTGCTCAACCACTTCGACATCCGCACGCCAACCGTCAGCTGCCACGAACACAACGAGCAGGCGCGCGCCGCCGAATTGCTGGAGCTGCTGCAGCAGGGTGGCCGCGTCGCCGTTGTCTCCGACGCCGGCATGCCGGGCATCTCTGACCCGGGAATGACGCTGGCCGCAGCCGCTCTGGCAGCCGGAATCCCCGTCATCCCTATTCCCGGCGCAAATGCCGCACTCTCAGGATTGGTCGCCTCCGGCCTGAACACGGAGAGCTTTCTCTTCCTCGGCTTTCTGCCCTCGAAGGCCGGCGAGCGCCGCACCCGGTTGGAAGCCCTGGCTGCATCCGCGCCGGAGTCTCCGCTGGCCTCCGCGCCAACGCTGATCTTCTATGAAGCTCCGCACCGCATCCTCGAAACGCTCGCCGATGCCGCCTCGGTCTGGGGCGACGAGTGCCGCGTCGTGGTCGCCCGCGAACTCACCAAATTGCACGAAGAATTTCTGCGTGGAACCGTCCGCGAAGTTCGCGAATCTCTTGCCTCGCGCGAGCGTATCCGCGGGGAGATTACTCTCTTGATCGAGGGACGCAAGCGACCTGCGGCGGAGGTCGCGGCAAGCTCAGTACAACAAAGGCTGGTGGAATTGGAAAAAGAGGGCCTGACCGAGATGGAGGCACTCAAAAAGATCGCCCGGGAGCGGGGCCAATCGAAGAGCGAGGTGTATCGCGAACTCCAGCGCCAGAGAGCGCGCCGCTGA